GTTGCCGTCCTCGGACACGTCGATCACGGCAAGACCAGTCTCCTCGACAAGATCCGCGGCTCCGCGGTGATCGAGGGCGAAGCGGGGGCGATTACCCAGCACATCGGGGCGACCGCCGTTCCGCTGGACGTCATCTCCTCGATCGCGGGCGAACTCGTCGATCCCGACGACTTCGACCTCCCCGGCCTGCTGTTCATCGACACGCCGGGCCACCACTCCTTTACGACGCTTCGCTCCCGCGGCGGCGCGCTCGCGGACATCGCCATCCTCGTCGTCGACGTTAACGACGGCTTCCAGCCCCAGACGCTCGAGGCGCTCGACATCCTCCAGCGCTCGCAGACGCCGTTTATCGTCGCGGCGAACAAGATCGACACCGTCCCCGGCTGGAACGCCAACGAGGACTCGCCGATCAACGCGACCTACGAGGCCCAGTCCGACCGCGTGCGCTCGCGGCTGGACGAGAGCCTCTACGAGATCATCGGCAACCTCTCGGACGAGGACTTCTCCGCGGACCTCTACTGGCGAGTCCAGAACTTCCAGCGCAACGTCGGCGTCGTCCCGGTCTCGGCGATGACCGGCGAGGGCGTTCCCGACCTGCTCGCCGTGATGATGGGCCTCTCCCAACGGTACATGAAAGAGGAGATGGAGATCGACGTCACCGGTCCCGGCGTCGGCACCGTCCTCGAGGTCAAAGACGAGAAGGGCTTCGGGAAGACGATCGACATCGTCCTCTACGACGGGACGATCCGGGCCGACGACACGATCGTCGTCGGCGGAACGAACGAGACCATCGTCACCGACGTTCGCGCCCTCCTCCAGCCGCGCCCGCTCGCGGAGATCCGCACCGAGAGTCGGTTCGAGAAGGTCGACGAGGTGCCGGCTGCGGCCGGGATCAAGGTCGCCGCGCCCGATCTCGGAGAGGCGATCGCCGGCGCCCCCGTTCGGATCGTTCGCGACCGCGATCTCGACGAGGTTATCGACGAGGTCGAAGCCGAACTCGCGAGCATCGCCGTCGACACCGAGGAGGAAGGCGTCGTCGTCAAGGCCGACACGCTCGGCAGCCTCGAGGCGATGGCGGACGCCCTGGAGGAGGCCGAGGTTCCCATCGTCCGTGCGGAGGTCGGCGACATCGCCCCGCGCGACGTGTCGGTCGCCTCGACCGCCGACGATACGAAACAGCAGGCGATCCTCGGCTTCAACGTCGACGTTCTCGACGACGCGAAGCAGCGCGCCGAAATCGAGGACGTCCGGGTGTTCTCCGACGAGGTAATCTATCAGCTTATCGACGAGTACGAGGAGTTCGTCGACGAACTCGAGCGCGCCCAGCAGGACACGATCCTCGAGAACATCGTCCGACCCGCCCGGTTCCGGATCCTGCCGGATCACACCTTCCGCCAGAACGACCCCGCCGTCGTCGGCGTCGAGGTGAACTCGGGTACGATCCAGAACAACACGAACGTCGTCAAGTTCGACGGCAACGAGCCCGAACGCGTCGGCCAGATCAAGGGGATTCAGGAACAGGGCGAGGACGTCGACGAGGCCCGCGCGGGCAACCGCGTCTCGGTCGCCATCGACGGCCCCACGGTCGGCCGTCAGATCGAGGAGGACGACGAACTCTGGACCGAGATTCCCGAGAAACACGGGAAGATCCTCGAGCAGGAACTCGCCAGCGAGATCCCCGGCGACGAACTCGAGGCGCTGAACATGTACCTCGACAAGCAGCGCAGCCGGGACCCCTTCTGGGGCAAGTAATCAGTTCCGCCCGCTCGCCGTCCGTTCGCTTCCTTCGACCCGCTCTCGAGCCTCCTCGAGCGCCGCGAGCACCGCCTCGGGGTCGTCGATCACCGACCGATCGCAGCGAATATTCCTGAATCGGCGCTCGAGGACGAGTTCGTCGTCGGTGAGTTCGACGTCGGTGATCTTCTCCCAAGGGGTGAGCTTCCTCGAGCGGCCCTGATCGAAGCGGATCCCGCGCTCGTGGGCGTGCAACTCGCCCAGTGCGTTCTCCGAGACGGAACTCGCATCGAACGAGAACCGCGTTCCGTAGTACTTCTTGCCGCCGGAGTCGTTCTCGACGTCGAACCAGCTCCAGGCGGCCACGACGCCGCCGAAGGCGACCCAGAACAGGCCGGACAGGGTACCGGTGACGACGCTCGTGAGGCCGCCCACGAGCACGAAACACACCAGTATGACCCCGACACCTCCCCGAGAGAATGCGCTCGCCGGCCGATAGCTCCACGTGACGGACGGCTCGTCGGCGGTGATCGCTTCGACGTACCGGTTGCGACACAGTTGTTGCAGGCCGAGCGCCGTGACGGCAAGCACCAGCGCGAGCGCGACCGTTACGGCGAGGTATCGCGAAGTGGCCTCGAGCGGCGTGACGCTCGGAGCGAGGACTGCCGCGGCGAAGCCGACGGCCGGCAGGTAGCAGGCGAGACGCCAGCGCCAGCGTCGGCCGATCCGCTCGGGGAGGCCGTGGGCTCGCTTCGCGAGGATGTGGCCGGCGAGCGTCACCGCCGTCACGACCGTTGGGAAGGTTCCGAGCAGCGTCGCCGTCGTCACGTCGGCGAGCAGGCCGGCGAACGCGGCGATGCCGCCGACCACGAGGCCGAGGTAGAAGCCGAACGCCGCCTGGAAGCCGATGTCCGGCGGCTCGGAGTCGACGACTTCTCGCCGGCGCTCGAGGGACATACGCGGCGGTACGCTATCGGACTGCAAAAAGATTCCCTGTTGACGTGTTCGCTTCGCGACTACCGCGTGTCGGCTCGCTCGAGGTGCAGCGCCGCGTCCCCTCGCGCGGCCTCGTTTCGGGCGCGTCGTCGGTCCGGATCACTTCGAAGACGAGGCCGACGGCTTCGAACTGCGCCGATCGTCCGAGACGAATATCGGGCGACCATTCTATTTCCCCGGCAAGCGTTAACACACTGGTCGTGGTGGCCTGTCGTATGCTCGTGCATCTTCAGCAGTACAAACACGAGGAGGTCCAGTTCGACGACAACAGAACGACCGGCGAGTCCCAGACCGAAGACACGGTCGACAAAGAGCCGGAGGAGTACTTCGGCGAGAGCATCGACGACTTCGACCTCGAGACGTGGGAGACCGTCGAGTACGAGGACGATCCGATCCAGCGTCGAGACGTCTCCATCGGCGGAGTCACCGCCGTTTCCGTCCCGCAGGAGCCGACCGACGAGGACGATCCGGACCTGCCCGGGCGGACGATCCAGCTCCGCATGGGCGGCGGCATCGAGTCCCTCGACCAGGCCGTGATCGTCGAAGTTCAGGACGAAGAGCCGTAGTATTCCTGGCAGGCCTCTCACCTCCGGTCGCCGTCTCTTACCGACGTGTCCCTGCGGTCCGGCTCCCCCGTCGGCTCGAGTTCGCTTAGCTGACGAACTGGGAACGTGTCACGAACGGTAATGATAGCCACTGACGGAGACGGCTCGGTCCCGAAATCGTTTTCAACTGCTCGCGCGCACACTCGGTATGCCGACGGAATCGGACACTCATTATGATCCCTCGCTGGGGAACAAGTTTATCTTCGTCACCGGCGGGGTTATGTCGGGGCTCGGGAAGGGGATTACGGCCGCGAGCACCGGCCGACTGCTGAAGAACGCCGGGTTCGACGTCACCGCCGTGAAAGTCGACCCCTACCTGAACGTCGACGCGGGGACGATGAACCCCTACCAGCACGGGGAGGTGTACGTCTTGGAGGACGGTGGCGAGGTCGACCTCGACCTGGGGAACTACGAGCGGTTCCTCGACATCGACATGACCTCGGACCACAACATCACCACCGGCAAGACCTACCAGCACGTCATCGAGAAGGAGCGCGCCGGCGACTACCTCGGGAAGACGGTCCAGATCATCCCGCACATCACGAACGACATCAAGCGTCGCATTCGCGAGGCCGCCGAGGGAACCGACGTCTGTATCATCGAAGTCGGTGGTACCGTGGGTGACATCGAGGGAATGCCCTACCTCGAGGCGCTTCGCCAGTTCGCCCACGAGGAACCCGAGGAGAACGTCCTCTTCACCCACGTCACGCTCGTCCCGTACTCGAAGAACGGCGAGCAGAAGACGAAGCCGACCCAGCACTCCGTGAAGGAGGTCCGCTCGATCGGGCTCCAGCCCGACGTGATCGTCGGCCGCTGCGAGGATCGACTCGATCCCGAAACGAAGGAGAAGATCGCGCTGTTCTGTGACATTCCCACCGAGGCGGTCTTCTCGAACCCGGACGTCGAGGACGTCTACCACGTTCCGCTGATGGTCGAAGAGGAAGGCCTCG
This DNA window, taken from Natronococcus sp. CG52, encodes the following:
- the infB gene encoding translation initiation factor IF-2 encodes the protein MSDSDTRDPTSLRTPIVAVLGHVDHGKTSLLDKIRGSAVIEGEAGAITQHIGATAVPLDVISSIAGELVDPDDFDLPGLLFIDTPGHHSFTTLRSRGGALADIAILVVDVNDGFQPQTLEALDILQRSQTPFIVAANKIDTVPGWNANEDSPINATYEAQSDRVRSRLDESLYEIIGNLSDEDFSADLYWRVQNFQRNVGVVPVSAMTGEGVPDLLAVMMGLSQRYMKEEMEIDVTGPGVGTVLEVKDEKGFGKTIDIVLYDGTIRADDTIVVGGTNETIVTDVRALLQPRPLAEIRTESRFEKVDEVPAAAGIKVAAPDLGEAIAGAPVRIVRDRDLDEVIDEVEAELASIAVDTEEEGVVVKADTLGSLEAMADALEEAEVPIVRAEVGDIAPRDVSVASTADDTKQQAILGFNVDVLDDAKQRAEIEDVRVFSDEVIYQLIDEYEEFVDELERAQQDTILENIVRPARFRILPDHTFRQNDPAVVGVEVNSGTIQNNTNVVKFDGNEPERVGQIKGIQEQGEDVDEARAGNRVSVAIDGPTVGRQIEEDDELWTEIPEKHGKILEQELASEIPGDELEALNMYLDKQRSRDPFWGK